TTGAGAGTTTTTGTTAGCTTGAGGTGTCTTACTAGGGAATTCTCAGGGATGATTGTGGTCGTGTCACCTGCTTGTTCTGTTCTTTATTTTCTGTCGGCATGTGCTGGCTCTAGACCCTGAGAGAGGTTGTGCATACGTTTGCCTGCCACCTTGTGAATCTTTTTGTTTAGACATCTTCCGAGGTATGTTATAGGCTTGGGGAGTATTGGTTTTGCCTAAATCTGGCGGATGATGTCTACTTTGAGATTGTCCTTTCCTCTGCGAGCTATTAATAATTTGTTCTTCATTTGCCTTATTCGGTTGTGAATGCTTGCTTTATTCTTTATCGCCTATAAGCAAAATCTGATAGGTCAAGGAACTTAAAGATGATTGGAAATGACGGGTCTTGTTTCTGCCGTAATTTGTTTCGATCATGCTTGATACTGACACAAATAATCCACAATGAAATGTCGtcctttctattttctcttgACTTACATACATGTGAACATAGCGTATGATCTGAGACGTTGGTTCTTGTAACGTGATTGACAAAGAAAGTTATTAGTATAAAGGCTTGTCAGATTTCCATCAACGTGAAAGCTGTAAAGTACAGCTTGTTGCTGCAGTAACAGATTAATCATGCATTTGTGCCTGACTAGTGTAGTGCAAATCTTATGCACTCGTCATTGCCGTGAGTGGCAGTGCTCATGTCATTTAATAGGTTGCTTCTGGTTATTGGAGTCCGGAAAAGGAAGTAAATCCCCTTTCTGCAGAGATATCGCTTCATTGGCTATTATCAATTTCCCATGTGAATTGAATTCTGATTCTAAGATGGAATGGGCACATGTTAGTTCCGACACAAGTTGTGTAGTTTGTTCTCCCAGTTCCGTGCTCAGTTTATTTGATTTGTTCATGGTTTATAAGATGTTTACCTCTTTACAAAAACATTTCCATAGTTGGATAGTTTCTGATTGTCTCGTCATTTTGAGATGGTGTAGGTTACTGGAGATGATGCAGGCGCTTCTGCAGGTTCGAACAATTCCGTGATTGTGTTAGCAAGGCAATTTATCACTGCAATGGTGGTATTGGATACTTGGCAATACTTCATGCATAGATATATGCACCACAACAAGTTCCTCTATAAGCACATCCATTCTCAACATCACCGGCTCGTTGTGCCCTATGCCTTTGGAGCTCTCTACAATCATCCCTTGGAGGGGCTTCTTCTGGACACAATCGGGGGTGCATTGTCTTTCCTGTTTTCTGGGATGACCCCTCGAGcatccattttcttcttctctttcgccACCATAAAAACTGTTGATGACCACTGTGGTTTGTGGCTTCCCGGGAATCTATTTCATGTTTTCTTCAAGAACAACACAGCTTATCATGATGTCCACCACCAACTATACGGTAGCAAGTACAACTTCTCGCAGCCATTTTTCATCGTATGGGATAGAATTCTTGGCACCTATATGCCATACACATTAGAGAAGAGAAAAGGTGGCGGCTTTGAGGCGCGGCCGACTAAGGAGTACAAGGATGATTGAAATTTCCTGATCCAGGCGCTTTGTTTTGTAACGAGTTGTTCCATGTTTTCCGCCTCTATGGTGCCACTTTTCTGATATAGTTGGTGTATATATACTGCTGTGAGCTGTATCTTCGGTCTCACTGTTCTACTActgtatgaatttttttttggataatggaAATACTCTGGAAAGCTTGAGATCCCTTGCTTTGGTTGTCCTAAGTTGTACGAGGGTTAAGTTAAAAGAATGGGCTGCCCAAATGGTACCCTCTCTCAATTTGTATCTATTCCTATCTTCTCTTAACCAACTCTTATGCTGAAAGAAGAATGGAACATAGGAGATGTCCAAGGGGAGATTTCCATTTCAAGGGATAGAAGGAGTTCGTCGCAACGCCAGCATCTGTTCGTGTCCCCCCATTTGAAGCTTTCTTGCATAACTGGCAACCTCAAGAAGTGTACCCCCATTTGAAGCTTTCTTGCAAAACTGGCAACCTCAAGAAATCGAGATCTGGAACATTCTTTTATCCGCCGAGCGAGCTACTCAGCTTCGCAGATTAAATTACAGGTGATGAAGATGCAGATCGTACCCATATTTCTTTGCTGTTTTGAGTGTAAAATAAGATACTTTTGTCATTTCTTCGTGGAAGATTCATCTCCAATTCAATCCGTCTTGCCTTGTTATCACATTATCTCTAACCTTTCAAGAGGAACTATTCCTATCTTGCTGGAATCATATTTCTCGCAATAAACTGCCTTGTGCTCAAATCATATATAATCCGTCTTTCACGTTGTGTCCGAACCGGCGAATCATATGTGATCATATTTCACCTTGGATCCTAAATCGTCAACCCTATCCAACGAATCAGCTAATGAGGGAAAATCATCTCACTCTGAGGGGGACTCATGTGACCGTATTATTGTCAATTCTCGCGAATAAGTGTAGGCATTTAGCACACTAACCTTGAAATCCATGCAGTAGCATAAACTGCCTGAAAAGTACAAAGATTCATAATAACAGGGGGAAACATACCCAGAATGCTTGTCAATGTATGAATACTCCGGATGACAACCAGCTAGGGCTAAAAGAGGAGCAAAAGGAGGAACAAGAAGGTTGTTGATTACCAAGCACGAGGTGCCCGTTAAGAATATGCAGCCGACAGGCGAATGACAAAATATAGCTTTTAGAACTCAAGGTTGACAAGAATTCCAAATAAACAACCAGGCCAGTGACAGCAAAAATTCCCAAAGGGAGCTTTTAAATACCATCTAATGAGCCTATCTGTTCGTACTGAGCAAGATCAAACTCCTCCTCCTGCTCATTCTACTCCACTCTAAGAATGAACAGCACTCTCACGATGGTGACATGTCGCATGGAAAAATTTCCACCTGAGTACTTGAAAAACCAAAGATCTAAAGCCTTGTGAAAGCCAAATTATAAGagcaactcagcaatttgaacGGCATTGAGTGCTGCTCCCTTGCGTATTTGATCACCGCAGACAAAGATATCCAACCTGTACAGAGTTTGCCAGTTGAGGACTCAACTCTAAGAAAATTGGGACagcaacaaaaaaatgagatgaatttGCAAAAGAGTAACTGACGCAAAACCAACTCACCCATAATTCCCGTCTTGCGAAACGTCGCGACGTATCCTCCCAACTGCAACATCATCTTTATTCGACACCTCCAATGGTGTAGGGAAGTGATTGGCTGCCCGATCATCGATAACTACAACACCAGGAGCATTCTTGAGTATATCCTTTGCGGTCTCCTGCGTAAGAAATAGACGTGAGTATGAACCATGAACGACTAAGTCAACTCAAGAAACTCCCCACGAATATGGAAGAGGTTAGCGCCCTAGTCCTGAATAACCTCGTTTGCTAGAATAAGTTACAATGTCAGAAGAACTCCTGATTCAAGCTTGAATCTAGCTCCTCATTTTACAGGGAGAAGCCATGAGCACACAATATATGCATACTTGATATGGTTATAACCAAAGACTAAGAGA
The genomic region above belongs to Rhodamnia argentea isolate NSW1041297 chromosome 6, ASM2092103v1, whole genome shotgun sequence and contains:
- the LOC115755458 gene encoding sphinganine C4-monooxygenase 1-like; its protein translation is MGFAPSDELLGTFVPIIVYWVYSGIYIPLGSFENYRLHSKKEEDDKNLVSKGTVVKGVFLQQAVQAVVAILLFTVTGDDAGASAGSNNSVIVLARQFITAMVVLDTWQYFMHRYMHHNKFLYKHIHSQHHRLVVPYAFGALYNHPLEGLLLDTIGGALSFLFSGMTPRASIFFFSFATIKTVDDHCGLWLPGNLFHVFFKNNTAYHDVHHQLYGSKYNFSQPFFIVWDRILGTYMPYTLEKRKGGGFEARPTKEYKDD